The following proteins come from a genomic window of Limnohabitans sp. 103DPR2:
- a CDS encoding Bug family tripartite tricarboxylate transporter substrate binding protein, translated as MEKMTVKPLQFACLKWMCAASFILVGSAALAQSWPTKPIKVIAPYPPGGPSDLVMRTASERIQAILKQPIVIENQPGAGGNIGAAAVARAAPDGYTFLIATDTLLTVNPHVYKSMTFKLDDLKPISVLSSFSQTLVCNPSLGVKNLNELIAKSKTTPLSYASGGAGVPGHLSTELLLNMTGMQMTHIPYKGPAPAMQDVLAGQVPCGLLAGPTVLPHVKSGKLTALAVSGHGRSPTLPDVPTIAEAGVKGYEADFSLILLAPRQVPDDVVNKFRMAVVEALRMPEAAERLKATDQIVIGSTPEEAVVKVNKDFAKWGAVARKIGLSLD; from the coding sequence ATGGAGAAAATGACTGTGAAGCCTCTGCAATTTGCCTGTTTAAAGTGGATGTGCGCTGCATCCTTCATTTTGGTGGGCAGTGCCGCCCTGGCTCAAAGTTGGCCCACCAAACCCATCAAAGTGATTGCACCTTATCCACCGGGTGGCCCTAGCGATTTGGTGATGCGTACGGCGTCTGAACGAATTCAGGCCATTTTGAAGCAGCCCATCGTCATTGAAAACCAGCCCGGTGCCGGTGGCAACATCGGCGCGGCTGCTGTGGCCCGTGCTGCGCCCGATGGCTATACGTTTCTCATTGCCACCGACACGCTGCTAACTGTCAATCCGCATGTCTACAAGTCGATGACCTTCAAATTGGACGATCTCAAGCCCATCAGTGTGTTGTCTTCTTTCAGTCAAACCTTGGTGTGCAACCCATCCTTGGGCGTGAAAAATTTGAATGAGTTGATCGCCAAATCAAAAACCACTCCCTTGAGCTACGCCTCGGGCGGTGCGGGTGTGCCCGGTCATTTGTCGACAGAGTTGTTATTGAACATGACGGGCATGCAGATGACGCACATCCCCTACAAGGGCCCAGCGCCCGCGATGCAGGATGTGCTGGCAGGCCAGGTGCCGTGTGGTTTGTTGGCGGGGCCAACTGTGTTGCCGCATGTGAAGTCTGGGAAATTAACGGCTTTGGCTGTCTCTGGGCATGGTCGTTCGCCTACGCTACCGGACGTGCCGACCATTGCCGAAGCCGGTGTGAAAGGGTATGAGGCCGATTTCAGTTTGATTTTGTTGGCACCTCGTCAAGTACCCGATGACGTGGTCAATAAATTTCGCATGGCGGTTGTCGAGGCTTTGCGCATGCCCGAAGCTGCTGAGCGCCTTAAAGCCACCGACCAAATTGTGATTGGCAGCACGCCAGAAGAGGCCGTTGTCAAAGTCAACAAAGACTTTGCCAAGTGGGGCGCTGTGGCCCGCAAAATTGGCCTCAGTCTGGATTGA
- a CDS encoding TonB-dependent receptor plug domain-containing protein — MKCPSKHSPRHRAFPIRTPLQLSATYLAVLCWTSAPLSTLAQDAAIGGQSETTSGAQPSVVQRVEIVARQGSTELRRAASVAKQIYGRDDLDRYGDTNTLDFLRRLPGVNVDTGGPRMRGLGAGYTQILINGDPAPQGFNLDQLSPSQIERIEVIKAATADQSAQAIAGTINVILKETSRRSLSTLRVGLASGGDRPLGNLNYSLSESTGPFNLSLPVSLFEWDRQVRNTIDRKMAGSDGLSSVSQQLGTSRSDGWGYNLAPRLNYKISDEQTLSLATFFQKGYWNYRTDYVNRAVSGLPVFDDDTLQGGFWENRRGNITWINRFSEDQRIEIKAGVQQFRSGFDFRNLRAGSMQLQTRGNNLDDAVTQAGKYSQLLGTAHTLTAGWDLENRNRREQRTTTDSMGQALLPSFEGQPFEAQMRRQAFYIQDEWDLSPQWQLYIGLRNERIASESTNASTPVSNVSSVLSPLAHVTYKFDPKSRDMVRASLTRSYKAPGLNALLARPVINGAYTNTNLTNTYLAPDRLGNPALTPELATGLDIAYENYLTNDGIFSVGLFHRNLNNVVRNLTELRQVSWANAPRWISQPQNFSDAVTSGVEFELRGRAADLLPQLFSNVKALNIRSSLSVYRSRIAALPGPDNRLDGQQPWSANLGFDQRISGLPLSVGGNLSLTPGYDTRQTSELLLRRTISRGIDVFAMMPLSPTLSFRAAASAGVQQFGPPNGSTLNLLSNGDYTRNERYAKPQLNLSLDMRL; from the coding sequence ATGAAATGCCCCTCCAAACACAGCCCTAGGCATCGGGCATTTCCAATCCGAACCCCACTTCAACTCAGTGCGACTTATTTGGCGGTGTTGTGTTGGACTAGCGCCCCACTGAGTACCCTGGCGCAAGATGCCGCCATTGGTGGGCAATCGGAAACCACCAGCGGCGCTCAACCCAGCGTCGTTCAGCGCGTTGAAATTGTGGCGCGTCAAGGCTCCACCGAATTGAGGCGTGCCGCCAGTGTGGCCAAACAGATCTATGGCCGTGATGACTTGGACCGCTACGGCGACACCAACACCTTGGATTTCCTAAGACGCCTGCCCGGTGTTAACGTAGACACAGGCGGCCCTCGCATGCGAGGCTTGGGCGCTGGCTACACACAAATTTTGATCAACGGTGACCCCGCGCCTCAGGGCTTCAATTTGGACCAGCTGAGTCCCTCACAAATTGAGCGCATTGAAGTCATCAAAGCCGCTACGGCAGATCAAAGCGCCCAGGCCATTGCCGGCACCATCAATGTCATCTTGAAAGAAACATCACGTCGCTCCCTCAGCACGCTGCGAGTGGGCTTGGCTTCAGGTGGTGACAGACCCTTAGGCAACCTCAATTATTCACTCAGTGAATCGACAGGGCCTTTCAACTTGTCCCTGCCTGTTTCCCTGTTTGAATGGGATCGACAAGTACGCAACACCATTGATCGCAAGATGGCAGGCTCGGATGGCCTGTCTTCCGTGTCGCAACAACTAGGCACCAGCAGATCAGATGGATGGGGCTACAACCTGGCACCGCGCTTGAACTACAAAATCAGCGACGAACAAACCTTGTCATTGGCGACTTTTTTCCAAAAAGGTTATTGGAATTACCGCACCGACTACGTCAATCGCGCTGTATCAGGTTTGCCTGTTTTTGACGATGACACACTGCAAGGCGGCTTCTGGGAAAACCGCCGCGGCAACATTACTTGGATTAATCGGTTCAGCGAAGACCAGCGCATCGAGATCAAAGCAGGTGTGCAGCAATTTCGTTCTGGTTTTGATTTTCGCAATCTGCGCGCAGGTTCCATGCAATTGCAAACCAGAGGCAACAACCTAGACGACGCCGTGACGCAAGCCGGTAAATACAGCCAACTGCTGGGCACTGCACACACCTTGACAGCCGGCTGGGACCTAGAGAACAGAAACAGACGAGAGCAACGCACCACCACCGATTCAATGGGTCAAGCCTTGTTGCCAAGCTTTGAAGGTCAGCCCTTCGAAGCGCAAATGCGCAGGCAGGCTTTTTACATTCAAGATGAGTGGGATTTGTCGCCCCAATGGCAACTCTACATTGGATTGCGCAATGAACGCATCGCTTCTGAAAGCACCAACGCATCAACCCCCGTTTCCAATGTCAGCAGTGTGCTGTCACCCCTTGCACACGTCACTTACAAGTTTGACCCCAAAAGCAGAGACATGGTGCGCGCCAGTTTGACGCGCAGTTACAAAGCACCGGGCCTTAATGCCTTGTTGGCTCGCCCAGTGATCAACGGCGCCTACACCAACACCAATCTCACCAATACTTACTTGGCACCAGACCGGCTTGGCAACCCTGCCCTCACGCCTGAACTGGCCACAGGTCTGGACATTGCCTACGAAAATTATTTGACCAACGATGGCATCTTCAGCGTGGGCCTGTTTCACCGCAATTTGAACAATGTCGTCAGGAATCTGACTGAGTTGCGCCAAGTCAGTTGGGCCAACGCACCGCGTTGGATTTCACAGCCACAAAACTTTTCCGATGCGGTCACCAGCGGCGTTGAGTTTGAACTGCGTGGCCGTGCCGCAGATCTTTTGCCACAATTGTTTAGCAACGTGAAAGCACTGAACATTCGGAGTTCCTTGAGCGTTTACAGATCTCGAATTGCTGCACTGCCAGGCCCAGACAATCGGCTGGACGGTCAGCAACCTTGGTCGGCCAACCTTGGGTTTGATCAGCGCATCAGCGGCCTGCCGCTGAGCGTGGGCGGCAACTTGAGCCTGACACCCGGGTACGACACCCGACAGACTTCAGAGCTGCTGCTGAGGCGCACAATTTCTCGTGGCATTGATGTCTTTGCCATGATGCCTTTAAGTCCCACCCTGTCCTTCAGGGCTGCCGCCAGCGCTGGTGTGCAGCAATTTGGACCACCCAATGGCAGTACCCTCAATTTGCTGAGCAACGGCGACTACACACGCAATGAGCGTTACGCCAAACCACAACTGAATCTATCGCTTGATATGCGCCTCTAA
- a CDS encoding thermonuclease family protein, producing the protein MHWVKLTICALLLLGGALNAATLQGKVIGVADGDTVTLLDAQKNQHKIRLQGIDAPEKAQAFGNKSKQSLHEMVHGKEVTVDFQKKDKYGRTVGKVLVNNTDVCLEQVKRGMAWHYKQYANEQAPEDRDIYAQAELTARSQSVGLWKDKFPTPPWSFRQQNK; encoded by the coding sequence ATGCATTGGGTCAAACTGACAATTTGTGCACTGCTGCTTTTAGGGGGAGCCTTGAATGCGGCCACGCTTCAAGGCAAGGTAATTGGCGTTGCCGACGGCGACACCGTGACGCTGTTGGATGCGCAAAAGAATCAGCACAAAATTAGACTGCAGGGCATTGACGCCCCTGAAAAAGCGCAGGCCTTTGGCAACAAGTCAAAACAATCCTTGCACGAGATGGTTCACGGCAAAGAAGTCACAGTTGATTTTCAGAAAAAAGACAAATACGGCCGAACCGTTGGCAAGGTTTTGGTGAACAACACCGATGTTTGTTTGGAACAAGTCAAACGCGGCATGGCTTGGCACTACAAACAATATGCCAATGAACAAGCACCAGAAGACCGCGATATTTATGCACAGGCAGAATTGACAGCCCGCTCACAATCCGTTGGCTTGTGGAAAGACAAATTCCCCACCCCGCCTTGGTCGTTCAGGCAGCAGAACAAGTAA
- a CDS encoding class II aldolase/adducin family protein: MTVHALHTSSSIDAVQQVKVHLAAALRMAVLDGFEEGIDNHFTACVPGRTDQYFVLPFGLDWSEAKASDMMIFNEAGQTLEGQGVVELSAQSIHAPLHRITGAKVVLHTHQPWATALNMLQDNRLLPATQTAAFFHGRIAYDDTYTGLASSLEEGERLARLMGDKTVLFMKNHGVVTVGDTVAQAYRRLYKLEKACQTQVLAMSTGKALNILSDDVIQRVLTPSGADRHPRGDRERLYFEANMRILDRTNPGYAD, encoded by the coding sequence ATGACTGTCCACGCACTTCACACATCCAGCTCGATCGATGCTGTTCAACAAGTCAAAGTCCACTTGGCCGCTGCACTGCGCATGGCTGTTTTGGATGGTTTTGAAGAAGGCATCGACAATCACTTTACTGCCTGCGTACCTGGCCGTACGGACCAATACTTTGTGTTGCCATTTGGTTTGGACTGGTCTGAAGCCAAAGCCAGCGACATGATGATTTTCAATGAGGCGGGTCAAACCCTGGAAGGCCAAGGCGTTGTTGAACTCTCGGCGCAAAGCATTCATGCCCCCTTGCACCGAATCACGGGCGCCAAAGTTGTTCTGCACACGCATCAACCTTGGGCCACGGCCCTCAACATGCTACAAGACAATCGCTTGCTACCCGCAACGCAAACTGCGGCCTTCTTTCACGGTCGAATTGCCTACGACGATACCTACACAGGTCTGGCCTCGTCGTTGGAAGAAGGTGAACGTCTGGCTCGCCTCATGGGTGACAAAACAGTGCTGTTCATGAAGAACCATGGTGTGGTCACTGTTGGTGATACTGTTGCACAAGCCTATCGCCGACTGTACAAACTTGAAAAAGCTTGCCAAACGCAAGTGTTGGCGATGAGCACGGGCAAAGCTTTGAACATCCTCAGCGACGATGTCATTCAACGCGTACTCACTCCGTCTGGCGCCGATCGCCATCCACGCGGTGATCGTGAACGACTCTACTTCGAAGCCAACATGCGCATCCTAGACCGCACCAACCCCGGCTACGCTGACTAA
- a CDS encoding MFS transporter yields the protein MKKTDLSPLQIGSILGGAAIMLSLAMGMRQSFGLLQPHMIRDIGITAADFSLAVALQNIVWGATQPFVGIWADKYGTRPVALLGVLIYIIGLVFLRFADATWMVTMGVGFCVGIALSCTASNIAMNITARTVSATKRGAAMGAVSAIGSLGLSIASPMTQSLITNMNWQMAVVGFLGLACVMLPAAFIGTRADRIEPDAVVGIPQSAKEAIVEALGHKGYRVLAIAFFVCGLQLVFITTHLPAYLDICGIDPSVGSTTLALIGLFNVIGSYLFGWLGDRYSKRMLLGGIYVMRSLALLMFFAVPPTPISTLVFGATMGTLWLGVVPLVSGLIVHLFGLRFMATLSGIAFMSHQVGSFLGAWGGGYIFSAFGNYDLAWKLAVAIGLAAGLFQMTMNIQPSERIRLQSA from the coding sequence ATGAAGAAAACAGATTTATCGCCCCTTCAAATTGGGAGCATTCTGGGTGGTGCAGCCATCATGTTGAGTTTGGCGATGGGCATGCGGCAAAGTTTTGGCTTGCTCCAGCCGCACATGATTCGAGACATTGGCATCACAGCCGCTGATTTTTCATTGGCCGTTGCCTTGCAAAACATTGTGTGGGGCGCAACGCAACCTTTTGTAGGCATATGGGCCGATAAATATGGCACACGACCTGTCGCTCTTTTGGGTGTGCTGATTTACATCATCGGTTTGGTGTTTTTACGATTTGCAGACGCCACTTGGATGGTCACCATGGGCGTTGGATTTTGTGTGGGCATTGCGCTGTCTTGCACGGCCTCTAACATCGCCATGAACATCACGGCGCGCACAGTCAGTGCCACCAAGCGCGGTGCTGCAATGGGCGCTGTCTCTGCCATTGGCTCCTTAGGCCTGAGCATTGCTTCGCCCATGACGCAGTCGCTCATTACCAATATGAATTGGCAAATGGCCGTGGTTGGATTCTTGGGTTTGGCCTGTGTGATGTTGCCGGCCGCATTCATCGGCACACGTGCTGACCGCATCGAGCCTGATGCAGTGGTCGGCATCCCTCAATCTGCCAAAGAAGCCATTGTTGAAGCACTGGGTCACAAAGGCTATCGCGTGTTGGCCATTGCGTTCTTTGTGTGTGGCTTGCAATTGGTTTTCATCACCACACATTTGCCTGCTTATCTTGACATTTGCGGCATCGACCCTTCAGTCGGTAGCACCACCTTGGCGTTGATCGGCTTGTTCAATGTGATCGGCTCCTATTTGTTCGGCTGGCTGGGCGACCGATACTCAAAGCGCATGCTGCTGGGTGGCATCTATGTGATGCGCTCGCTTGCATTGCTGATGTTCTTTGCGGTGCCACCTACACCCATTTCCACTTTGGTCTTTGGCGCGACCATGGGCACATTGTGGTTAGGCGTAGTGCCTTTGGTGTCCGGATTGATCGTTCACTTGTTCGGCTTGCGCTTCATGGCCACCTTGTCTGGCATTGCGTTCATGAGCCATCAAGTGGGATCGTTTTTGGGCGCCTGGGGTGGTGGTTACATCTTCAGTGCATTTGGCAATTACGACCTGGCCTGGAAATTGGCTGTGGCCATTGGCTTGGCTGCGGGCCTTTTCCAAATGACCATGAACATCCAGCCTTCTGAAAGAATTCGACTTCAGTCTGCATAG